A stretch of the Lolium perenne isolate Kyuss_39 chromosome 3, Kyuss_2.0, whole genome shotgun sequence genome encodes the following:
- the LOC127321156 gene encoding disease resistance protein RGA5 isoform X4, producing MEHKNIKEEGEVIVEEESPEVHRNIVVSDLNPPTRDVPIQGRGEVREIGPPFSALLGAMRPLVAKLNMLLLMDAAQELSSERVKDGMCLLKHDVEKISSYLGDLSEVEDLPATANCWMNEARDMSYDMDDYMDNLLFVWPNPSFVANNIKSTGSLCKLSSHVKTPNTMVNIAAALSEFRMYVQEAIARHQRYDLHSCSTLRRRFVPLGPMLLPTPYEETADIVIDSRMSDFINSLANDGDQQLKVLSVLGSACLGKTTLARVLYNRFGKQYHCRAFIRVSKKMDIKRTFHDILSQLQRHNLAQDSEEIDFIENIKKYLQNKRYLIILDDVWAASLWDIISHAFPNGSHGSRIITTTQIEEVALACCCYQAEHVFEMKPLDDDHSRKLFFNRLFGSESYCPEQFKEVSNEIIEMCGGLPLAIISIASLLASQPFVLVDLLACIHHSLCFLSPNSTLERTRQVLNVSFSYLPHYLKTCLLYLSMYQEGYKFCKDDLVKQWVVEGFIDTTGGPDIKKVAESYLDELICRRFIQPIHINYNNEVLSYAVHDIVHDLIVHKSEEKKFILAVDYSRKNVSLSHKVRRLSLLFGDARYAKTPPNITMSQVRSLRYFGSFECLPCLTDFKLLRVLNLQLLSLHGNNDPVDLTGISELFQLRYLKIACHVCIKLPNHGLQLLETLDIMDARVTSVPWDIHLPHLLHLSLPIEGNLLDWSVSKGSLGKLNFLEDLSLGPSTPSYVVERSMEAIGSLIEGHASLKTIQVVAHGSGVRGTSKVTILWDCMPPPPLLQKFECSLHSCIVFYRIPKWFTEHGNLCILKISVRELTINCVDILRGLPALTALSLYVQRAPIQRIIFDKAGFSVLKYFKLRFMTGVAWLAFEAFAMPNLWKLKLVFNAIPPMDQHLLYYCNQGTFKRHQRGTAVIGIEHMPGLKEITVEFGGADANVEYASRTFVSNHQRNPKINMQIVGYNSYGDESKKQKKQPVSEILEEPDEYDNALERAADKRSPLRACMSSPWRSSGPQPATSPRKTSSMETVTLTALASTKVPSAATSAQALGHRRLLSSVRAGVSQDRASSSSGEADYILSIPLLPRLEIAVGAAKGLAFLHEADKPLVHGHFRASCVLIYPNYLAKLLGFRLVKESKRRYEKAMMKDVYNFGVVLLALLAGRPPIDTRYLSRKRYLLKWSRPYLRREDKLYRIMDPGLKGQYSARAAWGAATIAHRCLKRVPKERPCMRDVVDALEPLLALKDGYPPRTLASGMEQQSKTTKWSHVFVKRAKAVSTIACLR from the exons ATGGAGCACAAGAACATCAAGGAGGAGGGAGAGGTAATAGTAGAGGAGGAATCTCCTGAGGTGCACAGGAACATCGTCGTCTCTGATCTAAATCCTCCTACCAGAG ATGTTCCGATCCAAGGCAGAGGTGAAGTTAGGGAAATTGGGCCCCCGTTTAGTGCTTTATTAGGTGCCATGAGACCTCTTGTTGCAAAGCTGAACATGCTGCTCCTCATGGATGCTGCTCAGGAATTGTCCTCTGAGCGGGTCAAGGATGGGATGTGCCTTCTCAAACATGACGTTGAAAAGATAAGCTCCTACCTTGGTGACCTGTCAGAGGTGGAGGACCTCCCTGCAACGGCCAATTGCTGGATGAATGAGGCACGCGACATGTCTTATGACATGGACGATTACATGGACAACTTACTATTTGTGTGGCCTAATCCCTCCTTTGTTGCCAACAACATCAAGAGCACCGGATCCCTCTGCAAACTGTCCAGTCATGTCAAGACTCCGAATACTATGGTTAATATTGCAGCGGCGCTATCAGAATTCAGGATGTATGTCCAGGAGGCGATTGCACGGCACCAGAGGTACGACCTCCATTCGTGCAGCACCTTGAGGCGTAGGTTTGTGCCCCTTGGCCCTATGCTCCTTCCAACACCGTATGAAGAAACTGCCGACATAGTAATTGATAGCCGGATGAGTGACTTTATTAACTCACTGGCTAACGACGGGGACCAGCAGCTCAAGGTGCTGTCTGTTCTTGGATCTGCTTGTCTTGGTAAAACTACACTTGCTAGAGTTTTGTATAACAGATTTGGGAAACAATACCATTGTCGAGCTTTCATTCGGGTGTCCAAGAAAATGGATATAAAGAGAACTTTCCATGACATACTGTCACAACTGCAGCGTCATAATCTCGCACAGGATTCCGAGGAAATTGACTTCATTGAAAATATCAAGAAATATCTACAAAATAAAAG GTACTTAATTATTCTTGACGATGTATGGGCTGCATCATTATGGGACATTAttagtcatgcttttccaaatggtAGTCATGGCAGCAGAATAATAACAACTACACAGATAGAAGAGGTTGCATTAGCATGTTGCTGTTATCAGGCAGAACATGTTTTTGAGATGAAACCCCTAGATGATGATCACTCTAGAAAGCTATTCTTTAACAGACTCTTTGGCTCTGAAAGTTATTGCCCTGAACAGTTCAAAGAGGTTTCAAACGAAATTATTGAAATGTGTGGTGGTTTGCCTCTAGCAATAATCAGTATAGCTAGTCTTTTAGCAAGCCAGCCTTTCGTATTAGTTGATCTATTGGCATGCATACATCATTCTCTATGCTTTTTATCGCCAAATTCTACTTTAGAAAGAACGAGACAAGTACTGAATGTGAGTTTCAGTTACCTTCCTCATTATTTGAAAACATGCCTACTCTATCTTAGTATGTATCAAGAGGGCTACAAATTCTGCAAGGATGATTTGGTAAAACAATGGGTGGTTGAAGGTTTTATTGATACCACAGGAGGGCCAGACATCAAGAAAGTTGCAGAAAGCTATCTCGATGAACTTATTTGTAGAAGATTCATTCAGCCTATACATATCAACTACAACAATGAGGTGTTGTCCTATGCGGTTCATGACATAGTACATGATCTTATTGTGCACAAGTCTGaagaaaaaaaattcattttGGCAGTAGACTACAGTCGAAAAAATGTATCACTTTCTCATAAGGTCCGTCGACTATCTCTCCTCTTTGGTGATGCAAGATATGCCAAGACACCACCAAACATCACAATGTCACAAGTTCGGTCTCTTAGATATTTTGGATCATTCGAGTGTTTGCCCTGTCTTACAGATTTCAAGCTTCTTCGTGTTCTAAACCTTCAACTATTGAGTCTTCATGGCAACAATGACCCTGTTGACCTCACTGGGATTTCAGAACTGTTTCAGCTGAGATATTTGAAGATTGCATGTCATGTCTGCATAAAACTGCCGAATCATGGACTACAATTGTTGGAAACACTGGATATTATGGATGCAAGAGTCACTTCTGTTCCATGGGATATCCATCTCCCACACTTGTTGCACCTCAGTCTTCCTATCGAGGGAAATCTGCTGGATTGGTCTGTCAGTAAGGGGAGCCTTGGGAAGCTGAACTTCCTGGAGGATCTTAGTCTTGGCCCCTCTACACCTTCTTATGTTGTAGAGAGAAGCATGGAAGCTATAGGTTCTTTAATCGAAGGACATGCCAGCCTGAAAACTATACAAGTGGTGGCTCATGGCTCTGGGGTTCGCGGCACTTCAAAAGTAACCATTTTATGGGATTGCATGCCACCTCCACCCCTTCTCCAGAAGTTTGAATGCTCGCTGCACAGCTGCATTGTATTTTACCGGATTCCTAAATGGTTTACAGAACATGGCAACCTATGCATTTTGAAGATTTCAGTGAGGGAACTGACGATAAATTGTGTCGATATTCTCAGAGGATTGCCTGCCCTCACTGCTCTGTCTCTGTATGTGCAGAGGGCACCCATTCAACGAATCATCTTTGACAAGGCCGGGTTCTCTGTTCTCAAGTACTTCAAGTTGAGGTTCATGACTGGCGTAGCTTGGCTAGCATTTGAGGCGTTTGCAATGCCTAATCTCTGGAAGCTCAAACTAGTTTTCAATGCCATTCCCCCAATGGACcaacatcttctttattattgtaACCAAGGCACATTCAAACGACATCAACGTGGTACTGCAGTTATCGGCATAGAGCATATGCCAGGCCTTAAAGAGATCACGGTAGAATTTGGGGGCGCAGATGCTAATGTAGAGTATGCCTCGAGGACCTTTGTTAGTAATCATCAGAGAAATCCTAAAATCAATATGCAAATTGTTGGTTATAATTCTTATGGAGATGAAagcaaaaaacagaaaaaacaacctGTGAGTGAGATTCTGGAAGAACCAGATGAATACGACAATGCATTGGAGAGAGCAGCTGATAAAAG GAGTCCTCTTCGCGCCTGCATGTCTTCACCATGGAGGAGCTCGGGTCCGCAACCAGCAACTTCTCCAAGGAAAACTTCCTCCATGGAAACCGTGACATTAACCGCCTTGGCGTCTACAAAGGTTCCTTCGGCGGCAACTTCCGCCCAGGCCTTGGGCCACAGGAGGTTGCTGTCATCAG TCAGAGCTGGAGTATCTCAGGACCGTGCATCATCCTCATCTGGCGAAGCTG ATTACATTCTCTCGATACCATTGTTACCACGGCTCGAGATCGCTGTTGGTGCAGCTAAGGGGCTGGCTTTCCTGCACGAGGCGGATAAGCCATTGGTCCACGGTCATTTTAGAGCTTCCTGTGTTCTTATTTACCCG AACTACTTAGCAAAGCTGTTGGGCTTTCGCCTGGTGAAGGAGAGTAAGCGGAGGTACGAGAAGGCCATGATGAAGGATGTGTACAACTTCGGTGTGGTGCTCCTGGCGCTGCTAGCTGGGCGGCCGCCCATCGACACACGGTATCTCAGTCGGAAAAGATATCTGCTGAAGTGGTCGCGTCCCTACCTGCGCCGTGAGGACAAGCTGTACCGTATCATGGACCCTGGATTGAAAGGGCAATACTCAGCGCGTGCAGCCTGGGGTGCTGCAACCATCGCGCACCGGTGCTTGAAAAGAGTGCCCAAGGAGCGGCCATGCATGCGCGATGTGGTGGATGCCCTTGAGCCGCTGCTCGCGCTCAAGGACGGCTACCCTCCGAGGACGCTGGCAAGTGGCATGGAGCAACAGTCAAAGACAACTAAATGGTCACACGTTTTCGTCAAAAGAGCAAAAGCAGTAAGCACAATTGCATGCCTTCGGTGA
- the LOC127321156 gene encoding disease resistance protein RGA5 isoform X5 yields the protein MRPLVAKLNMLLLMDAAQELSSERVKDGMCLLKHDVEKISSYLGDLSEVEDLPATANCWMNEARDMSYDMDDYMDNLLFVWPNPSFVANNIKSTGSLCKLSSHVKTPNTMVNIAAALSEFRMYVQEAIARHQRYDLHSCSTLRRRFVPLGPMLLPTPYEETADIVIDSRMSDFINSLANDGDQQLKVLSVLGSACLGKTTLARVLYNRFGKQYHCRAFIRVSKKMDIKRTFHDILSQLQRHNLAQDSEEIDFIENIKKYLQNKRYLIILDDVWAASLWDIISHAFPNGSHGSRIITTTQIEEVALACCCYQAEHVFEMKPLDDDHSRKLFFNRLFGSESYCPEQFKEVSNEIIEMCGGLPLAIISIASLLASQPFVLVDLLACIHHSLCFLSPNSTLERTRQVLNVSFSYLPHYLKTCLLYLSMYQEGYKFCKDDLVKQWVVEGFIDTTGGPDIKKVAESYLDELICRRFIQPIHINYNNEVLSYAVHDIVHDLIVHKSEEKKFILAVDYSRKNVSLSHKVRRLSLLFGDARYAKTPPNITMSQVRSLRYFGSFECLPCLTDFKLLRVLNLQLLSLHGNNDPVDLTGISELFQLRYLKIACHVCIKLPNHGLQLLETLDIMDARVTSVPWDIHLPHLLHLSLPIEGNLLDWSVSKGSLGKLNFLEDLSLGPSTPSYVVERSMEAIGSLIEGHASLKTIQVVAHGSGVRGTSKVTILWDCMPPPPLLQKFECSLHSCIVFYRIPKWFTEHGNLCILKISVRELTINCVDILRGLPALTALSLYVQRAPIQRIIFDKAGFSVLKYFKLRFMTGVAWLAFEAFAMPNLWKLKLVFNAIPPMDQHLLYYCNQGTFKRHQRGTAVIGIEHMPGLKEITVEFGGADANVEYASRTFVSNHQRNPKINMQIVGYNSYGDESKKQKKQPVSEILEEPDEYDNALERAADKRSQESSSRLHVFTMEELGSATSNFSKENFLHGNRDINRLGVYKGSFGGNFRPGLGPQEVAVIRYPNHSNRNDCRCLSELEYLRTVHHPHLAKLVGFCVKGNCMMLIYEYTASISLNKFLIGKDSYDYILSIPLLPRLEIAVGAAKGLAFLHEADKPLVHGHFRASCVLIYPNYLAKLLGFRLVKESKRRYEKAMMKDVYNFGVVLLALLAGRPPIDTRYLSRKRYLLKWSRPYLRREDKLYRIMDPGLKGQYSARAAWGAATIAHRCLKRVPKERPCMRDVVDALEPLLALKDGYPPRTLASGMEQQSKTTKWSHVFVKRAKAVSTIACLR from the exons ATGAGACCTCTTGTTGCAAAGCTGAACATGCTGCTCCTCATGGATGCTGCTCAGGAATTGTCCTCTGAGCGGGTCAAGGATGGGATGTGCCTTCTCAAACATGACGTTGAAAAGATAAGCTCCTACCTTGGTGACCTGTCAGAGGTGGAGGACCTCCCTGCAACGGCCAATTGCTGGATGAATGAGGCACGCGACATGTCTTATGACATGGACGATTACATGGACAACTTACTATTTGTGTGGCCTAATCCCTCCTTTGTTGCCAACAACATCAAGAGCACCGGATCCCTCTGCAAACTGTCCAGTCATGTCAAGACTCCGAATACTATGGTTAATATTGCAGCGGCGCTATCAGAATTCAGGATGTATGTCCAGGAGGCGATTGCACGGCACCAGAGGTACGACCTCCATTCGTGCAGCACCTTGAGGCGTAGGTTTGTGCCCCTTGGCCCTATGCTCCTTCCAACACCGTATGAAGAAACTGCCGACATAGTAATTGATAGCCGGATGAGTGACTTTATTAACTCACTGGCTAACGACGGGGACCAGCAGCTCAAGGTGCTGTCTGTTCTTGGATCTGCTTGTCTTGGTAAAACTACACTTGCTAGAGTTTTGTATAACAGATTTGGGAAACAATACCATTGTCGAGCTTTCATTCGGGTGTCCAAGAAAATGGATATAAAGAGAACTTTCCATGACATACTGTCACAACTGCAGCGTCATAATCTCGCACAGGATTCCGAGGAAATTGACTTCATTGAAAATATCAAGAAATATCTACAAAATAAAAG GTACTTAATTATTCTTGACGATGTATGGGCTGCATCATTATGGGACATTAttagtcatgcttttccaaatggtAGTCATGGCAGCAGAATAATAACAACTACACAGATAGAAGAGGTTGCATTAGCATGTTGCTGTTATCAGGCAGAACATGTTTTTGAGATGAAACCCCTAGATGATGATCACTCTAGAAAGCTATTCTTTAACAGACTCTTTGGCTCTGAAAGTTATTGCCCTGAACAGTTCAAAGAGGTTTCAAACGAAATTATTGAAATGTGTGGTGGTTTGCCTCTAGCAATAATCAGTATAGCTAGTCTTTTAGCAAGCCAGCCTTTCGTATTAGTTGATCTATTGGCATGCATACATCATTCTCTATGCTTTTTATCGCCAAATTCTACTTTAGAAAGAACGAGACAAGTACTGAATGTGAGTTTCAGTTACCTTCCTCATTATTTGAAAACATGCCTACTCTATCTTAGTATGTATCAAGAGGGCTACAAATTCTGCAAGGATGATTTGGTAAAACAATGGGTGGTTGAAGGTTTTATTGATACCACAGGAGGGCCAGACATCAAGAAAGTTGCAGAAAGCTATCTCGATGAACTTATTTGTAGAAGATTCATTCAGCCTATACATATCAACTACAACAATGAGGTGTTGTCCTATGCGGTTCATGACATAGTACATGATCTTATTGTGCACAAGTCTGaagaaaaaaaattcattttGGCAGTAGACTACAGTCGAAAAAATGTATCACTTTCTCATAAGGTCCGTCGACTATCTCTCCTCTTTGGTGATGCAAGATATGCCAAGACACCACCAAACATCACAATGTCACAAGTTCGGTCTCTTAGATATTTTGGATCATTCGAGTGTTTGCCCTGTCTTACAGATTTCAAGCTTCTTCGTGTTCTAAACCTTCAACTATTGAGTCTTCATGGCAACAATGACCCTGTTGACCTCACTGGGATTTCAGAACTGTTTCAGCTGAGATATTTGAAGATTGCATGTCATGTCTGCATAAAACTGCCGAATCATGGACTACAATTGTTGGAAACACTGGATATTATGGATGCAAGAGTCACTTCTGTTCCATGGGATATCCATCTCCCACACTTGTTGCACCTCAGTCTTCCTATCGAGGGAAATCTGCTGGATTGGTCTGTCAGTAAGGGGAGCCTTGGGAAGCTGAACTTCCTGGAGGATCTTAGTCTTGGCCCCTCTACACCTTCTTATGTTGTAGAGAGAAGCATGGAAGCTATAGGTTCTTTAATCGAAGGACATGCCAGCCTGAAAACTATACAAGTGGTGGCTCATGGCTCTGGGGTTCGCGGCACTTCAAAAGTAACCATTTTATGGGATTGCATGCCACCTCCACCCCTTCTCCAGAAGTTTGAATGCTCGCTGCACAGCTGCATTGTATTTTACCGGATTCCTAAATGGTTTACAGAACATGGCAACCTATGCATTTTGAAGATTTCAGTGAGGGAACTGACGATAAATTGTGTCGATATTCTCAGAGGATTGCCTGCCCTCACTGCTCTGTCTCTGTATGTGCAGAGGGCACCCATTCAACGAATCATCTTTGACAAGGCCGGGTTCTCTGTTCTCAAGTACTTCAAGTTGAGGTTCATGACTGGCGTAGCTTGGCTAGCATTTGAGGCGTTTGCAATGCCTAATCTCTGGAAGCTCAAACTAGTTTTCAATGCCATTCCCCCAATGGACcaacatcttctttattattgtaACCAAGGCACATTCAAACGACATCAACGTGGTACTGCAGTTATCGGCATAGAGCATATGCCAGGCCTTAAAGAGATCACGGTAGAATTTGGGGGCGCAGATGCTAATGTAGAGTATGCCTCGAGGACCTTTGTTAGTAATCATCAGAGAAATCCTAAAATCAATATGCAAATTGTTGGTTATAATTCTTATGGAGATGAAagcaaaaaacagaaaaaacaacctGTGAGTGAGATTCTGGAAGAACCAGATGAATACGACAATGCATTGGAGAGAGCAGCTGATAAAAG GTCACAGGAGTCCTCTTCGCGCCTGCATGTCTTCACCATGGAGGAGCTCGGGTCCGCAACCAGCAACTTCTCCAAGGAAAACTTCCTCCATGGAAACCGTGACATTAACCGCCTTGGCGTCTACAAAGGTTCCTTCGGCGGCAACTTCCGCCCAGGCCTTGGGCCACAGGAGGTTGCTGTCATCAGGTACCCCAACCATTCCAACAGGAATGACTGCAGGTGTCTG TCAGAGCTGGAGTATCTCAGGACCGTGCATCATCCTCATCTGGCGAAGCTGGTGGGTTTCTGTGTTAAAGGAAATTGCATGATGCTCATCTACGAGTACACGGCCTCTATCAGCCTAAACAAGTTCTTGATTGGCAAAGATTCATATG ATTACATTCTCTCGATACCATTGTTACCACGGCTCGAGATCGCTGTTGGTGCAGCTAAGGGGCTGGCTTTCCTGCACGAGGCGGATAAGCCATTGGTCCACGGTCATTTTAGAGCTTCCTGTGTTCTTATTTACCCG AACTACTTAGCAAAGCTGTTGGGCTTTCGCCTGGTGAAGGAGAGTAAGCGGAGGTACGAGAAGGCCATGATGAAGGATGTGTACAACTTCGGTGTGGTGCTCCTGGCGCTGCTAGCTGGGCGGCCGCCCATCGACACACGGTATCTCAGTCGGAAAAGATATCTGCTGAAGTGGTCGCGTCCCTACCTGCGCCGTGAGGACAAGCTGTACCGTATCATGGACCCTGGATTGAAAGGGCAATACTCAGCGCGTGCAGCCTGGGGTGCTGCAACCATCGCGCACCGGTGCTTGAAAAGAGTGCCCAAGGAGCGGCCATGCATGCGCGATGTGGTGGATGCCCTTGAGCCGCTGCTCGCGCTCAAGGACGGCTACCCTCCGAGGACGCTGGCAAGTGGCATGGAGCAACAGTCAAAGACAACTAAATGGTCACACGTTTTCGTCAAAAGAGCAAAAGCAGTAAGCACAATTGCATGCCTTCGGTGA